One window of the Allorhizobium ampelinum S4 genome contains the following:
- a CDS encoding RluA family pseudouridine synthase has translation MTDPFKQAGEPRKELIAGEDAEGRLDAWLAASLGGDLSRNRVKALIEQGAVFVNGTAVTEPKRKIKPGDQLVIAMPEPEDPEPKGEDIPLTVLYEDKDLIVLSKPAGLVVHPGAGNWTGTLVNALIHHCGDSLSGIGGVKRPGIVHRLDKETSGVMVVAKNDIAHRHLADQFADHGRSGPLERAYQALVWGRPRGLRGTIDAALGRAGDRTKRTVKREDTDDAREAITHYQVMERYGEKPDATCLASLVECRLETGRTHQIRVHMAHIGHPLIGDPEYGAAFKTKANLLPDAAKAIVTNFHRQALHAYLLAFEHPTTGDVMHFAAPIPDDMETIIRALRDIA, from the coding sequence ATGACAGACCCCTTTAAACAAGCAGGCGAGCCAAGGAAAGAGCTGATTGCCGGTGAGGACGCCGAAGGCCGTCTGGATGCCTGGCTGGCGGCAAGCCTGGGCGGCGACCTGTCGCGCAACCGGGTGAAAGCCCTGATCGAACAGGGTGCGGTCTTCGTCAATGGCACAGCCGTTACCGAGCCGAAGCGCAAGATCAAGCCCGGCGACCAGCTGGTGATCGCCATGCCGGAGCCGGAAGACCCCGAACCCAAGGGCGAGGATATTCCACTCACCGTGCTCTACGAGGACAAGGACCTGATCGTGCTGTCAAAGCCCGCCGGTCTGGTGGTGCATCCGGGTGCTGGCAACTGGACCGGCACGCTGGTCAATGCGCTGATCCACCATTGCGGCGACAGTCTCTCCGGCATTGGCGGGGTGAAGCGTCCCGGCATCGTCCACCGGCTGGATAAGGAAACCTCCGGCGTCATGGTTGTCGCCAAGAATGACATCGCCCACCGGCATCTGGCCGACCAGTTTGCCGACCATGGCCGCAGCGGCCCGCTGGAACGGGCCTATCAAGCACTCGTCTGGGGCCGTCCGCGGGGGCTGCGCGGCACGATTGACGCAGCCCTTGGCCGGGCTGGCGACCGCACCAAGCGCACCGTCAAGCGTGAGGATACCGATGACGCCCGCGAAGCCATCACCCATTACCAGGTGATGGAGCGTTATGGTGAAAAGCCGGATGCTACCTGCCTCGCCTCGCTGGTCGAATGCCGGCTGGAAACCGGCCGCACCCACCAGATCCGGGTGCATATGGCCCATATCGGCCATCCGCTGATCGGTGATCCCGAATATGGCGCGGCCTTCAAAACCAAGGCCAACCTGCTACCAGACGCGGCCAAGGCCATCGTCACTAACTTCCACCGCCAGGCCCTGCATGCCTATCTTCTGGCGTTCGAACACCCGACCACCGGCGACGTCATGCACTTCGCAGCGCCCATCCCTGACGACATGGAAACAATTATCCGGGCGCTGCGCGATATCGCATGA
- a CDS encoding NAD(P)/FAD-dependent oxidoreductase codes for MAAQPLRAGQANGARAIMDTKQAVGKSRDLHDGKSFWAATPNIVVESRDTPARTDYDVIIIGAGISGALMAQALAADGRHILVVDRREPVRGSTLASTAMIQHEIDISLSQLSKAIGAKKAMRAWRRSAASVNSLGERVASLGLSCQFQQRSSLFLAGDEMGHRALTAETELRREAQLDAEYLSGAQVKELYGIERTGAILSPCSASANPAQMTAGLLKAAQQGGVEVVSPLAITAIRETRDGVMVATADGTLLCAADLIACTGYEYLKMMESPLHQVISTWAIASEPNAQRPDWLDDHLVWEASEPYLYFRSTPDGRIIAGGEDEDDPLAHQDPVKARRKFETIRQKLKDLAGIEMDHIAYGWSAPFGTTRDGLPIIDRVPGTSHVHVVMGFGGNGITFSTIASEIVSARIAGRKDADEDLFRFRS; via the coding sequence ATGGCTGCGCAGCCGTTGCGCGCCGGACAGGCAAACGGGGCAAGGGCGATTATGGATACCAAGCAAGCAGTCGGAAAATCGCGCGATCTGCACGATGGCAAGTCCTTCTGGGCTGCGACACCGAATATTGTGGTTGAGAGCCGCGATACCCCCGCGCGCACCGATTACGATGTGATCATCATCGGTGCCGGGATAAGCGGCGCCCTGATGGCGCAGGCGCTGGCAGCGGATGGCCGCCATATTCTGGTGGTGGACCGGCGTGAACCCGTCCGGGGCAGCACACTGGCCAGCACGGCGATGATCCAGCATGAAATCGATATTTCACTATCGCAATTATCCAAAGCGATCGGGGCCAAGAAGGCCATGCGTGCCTGGAGGCGCTCGGCAGCCTCCGTTAATAGCCTGGGGGAGCGCGTCGCCAGCCTTGGACTTTCCTGCCAGTTCCAGCAGCGCAGCAGCCTTTTCCTGGCGGGCGATGAGATGGGCCACCGTGCCCTCACCGCTGAAACGGAGCTGCGCCGTGAAGCGCAATTAGACGCCGAGTATCTGAGCGGCGCGCAAGTGAAGGAGCTTTACGGCATCGAGCGCACGGGCGCGATCCTCTCCCCCTGCTCCGCCAGCGCCAATCCGGCCCAGATGACGGCTGGCCTGCTGAAGGCTGCCCAGCAAGGCGGCGTGGAAGTCGTCTCACCGCTGGCGATTACCGCCATCCGGGAAACCCGCGATGGGGTAATGGTGGCAACAGCTGACGGTACATTGCTCTGTGCGGCGGACCTTATCGCCTGCACGGGCTATGAATATCTGAAGATGATGGAAAGCCCCCTGCATCAGGTGATTTCCACCTGGGCCATCGCCTCCGAACCGAACGCCCAAAGGCCGGACTGGCTGGACGACCATCTGGTCTGGGAGGCCTCCGAACCCTATCTCTATTTCCGCTCCACACCCGATGGCCGGATCATTGCTGGTGGCGAAGACGAGGACGATCCGCTCGCCCACCAGGACCCGGTCAAGGCGCGGCGCAAATTCGAGACGATCCGGCAAAAACTGAAGGATCTGGCCGGGATTGAGATGGACCACATCGCCTATGGCTGGTCTGCGCCGTTCGGCACGACACGGGATGGGCTGCCGATCATCGACCGCGTCCCCGGCACCAGCCATGTGCATGTGGTGATGGGGTTTGGCGGCAATGGCATCACGTTTTCGACCATTGCGTCGGAGATTGTCTCGGCCCGGATTGCCGGTCGCAAGGATGCTGATGAGGATTTGTTCCGATTCCGCTCGTAA